In Modestobacter versicolor, a single genomic region encodes these proteins:
- a CDS encoding GPGG-motif small membrane protein: METLLWILAVVLVVAGIFAILRKQLLWGIVLIVVGLLVGPGGVSVFN; encoded by the coding sequence ATGGAGACGTTGCTGTGGATCCTGGCTGTCGTGCTGGTGGTCGCGGGCATCTTCGCGATCCTCCGCAAGCAGCTGCTGTGGGGGATCGTCCTGATCGTCGTGGGGCTGCTGGTCGGTCCGGGCGGGGTCAGCGTCTTCAACTGA
- a CDS encoding ATP-binding cassette domain-containing protein: MSTAADPTGSAPVLELRGVTVRFGSVAALSRVSLALRAGEVTCVLGENGSGKSTLVAVLSGLQRPVEGELLLDGQPVRLRSPQQARSRGIATVWQDLAIAPLMSVWRNFFLGAEPTRGTWPFRRLDVGRAEEIAGREMARVGVTGLDPGQPASALQAGERQSLAIARALHFGARVLVIDEPTAPMTVAQRALVLQSVVAARDAGLAVLFVTHSPQYAHLVGDRFLLLGGGRVAGDLTREDVDLEDLTRLVAGGDELSLLTGHLRAAHPDR, translated from the coding sequence GTGAGCACCGCCGCGGACCCCACCGGAAGCGCGCCGGTGCTCGAGCTGCGCGGGGTGACCGTGCGCTTCGGCAGCGTCGCCGCGCTGTCCCGCGTCTCCCTGGCGCTGCGCGCGGGCGAGGTGACGTGCGTGCTCGGGGAGAACGGCTCGGGCAAGTCGACCCTGGTCGCGGTGCTCTCCGGGCTGCAGCGGCCGGTGGAGGGCGAACTGCTGCTCGACGGTCAGCCGGTGCGGCTCCGCTCGCCCCAGCAGGCGCGCAGCCGCGGGATCGCCACCGTCTGGCAGGACCTGGCGATCGCCCCGCTGATGTCGGTGTGGCGGAACTTCTTCCTCGGCGCGGAGCCCACCCGGGGCACGTGGCCCTTCCGCCGGCTGGACGTCGGCCGGGCCGAGGAGATCGCCGGACGGGAGATGGCCCGGGTCGGCGTCACCGGGCTGGACCCGGGGCAGCCCGCGAGCGCCCTGCAGGCCGGCGAGCGGCAGAGCCTGGCGATCGCCCGGGCACTGCACTTCGGCGCCCGGGTGCTGGTGATCGACGAGCCCACCGCGCCGATGACGGTGGCCCAGCGGGCGCTGGTGCTGCAGTCGGTGGTGGCCGCGCGGGACGCCGGCCTGGCGGTGCTCTTCGTGACCCACAGCCCGCAGTACGCCCACCTGGTGGGCGACCGGTTCCTGCTGCTGGGCGGGGGCCGGGTGGCCGGCGACCTCACCCGGGAGGACGTGGACCTCGAGGACCTGACCCGGCTGGTCGCCGGCGGCGACGAGCTGTCGCTGCTCACCGGGCACCTGCGGGCGGCCCACCCCGACCGCTGA
- the pyrE gene encoding orotate phosphoribosyltransferase, giving the protein MTAAPAHHPDRDRLRELIVSLAVVHGKVTLSSGREADWYIDMRRLTLHHEGAPLVGRVMRQLTGDLRYDVVGGLTLGADPVATAMLHAASDGAGFLDACVVRKEGKAHGLQRRIEGPDVAGRTVLVVEDVSTTGGSPLTAAEALQEAGAEVIGIAVIVDRGGRAAVEAAGFEYRAAFDLADLDLA; this is encoded by the coding sequence ATGACGGCAGCCCCGGCCCACCACCCCGACCGCGACCGGCTGCGGGAGCTCATCGTCTCCCTCGCCGTGGTGCACGGGAAGGTCACGCTGTCCTCCGGCCGCGAGGCCGACTGGTACATCGACATGCGCCGGCTGACGCTGCACCACGAGGGCGCCCCGCTGGTCGGCCGGGTGATGCGCCAGCTCACCGGCGACCTCCGCTACGACGTGGTCGGCGGCCTCACGCTGGGCGCCGACCCGGTCGCCACCGCGATGCTGCACGCCGCCTCCGACGGCGCCGGCTTCCTGGACGCCTGCGTCGTCCGCAAGGAGGGCAAGGCCCACGGGCTGCAGCGGCGGATCGAGGGCCCGGACGTCGCCGGCCGCACCGTGCTGGTCGTCGAGGACGTCTCCACCACCGGCGGCAGCCCGCTCACCGCGGCCGAGGCCCTGCAGGAGGCCGGTGCCGAGGTGATCGGCATCGCCGTCATCGTCGACCGCGGCGGGCGGGCCGCCGTCGAGGCCGCCGGGTTCGAGTACCGGGCGGCGTTCGACCTCGCCGACCTCGACCTGGCCTGA
- the fbaA gene encoding class II fructose-bisphosphate aldolase — protein MPIATPEVYADMISRAKEGGFAYPAINCTSSETINAALRGFADAGSDGIIQFSTGGAEFGSGTRVKDMVTGAVALAEFAHVVAERYPINVALHTDHCPKDKLDSYVRPLIAISQDRVDAGQEPLFQSHMWDGSAIELTENLEIGQELIEKCAAAKIVLEVEIGVVGGEEDGVAHEINEKLYTADGDFVRTAEALGLGEKGVYLLAATFGNVHGVYKPGNVKLRPDVLERGQAVVAEQFGLGEGAKPFNLVFHGGSGSDLSDIREAISYGVVKMNVDTDTQYALTRAIAGHMFSNYDGVLKVDGEVGVKKTYDPRTYMKLAEANMADRVVQACQDLLSAGQSQVG, from the coding sequence ATGCCCATCGCGACCCCCGAGGTCTACGCAGACATGATCAGCCGGGCGAAGGAGGGCGGTTTCGCCTACCCGGCCATCAACTGCACCTCGTCCGAGACGATCAACGCGGCCCTGCGCGGCTTCGCCGACGCCGGCAGCGACGGGATCATCCAGTTCTCCACCGGTGGTGCGGAGTTCGGCTCGGGCACCCGGGTCAAGGACATGGTCACCGGCGCCGTGGCGCTCGCCGAGTTCGCCCACGTGGTCGCCGAGCGCTACCCGATCAACGTCGCGCTGCACACCGACCACTGCCCGAAGGACAAGCTGGACAGCTACGTCCGCCCGCTCATCGCGATCTCCCAGGACCGGGTCGACGCCGGGCAGGAGCCGCTGTTCCAGTCGCACATGTGGGACGGCTCGGCGATCGAGCTGACCGAGAACCTGGAGATCGGCCAGGAGCTCATCGAGAAGTGCGCCGCCGCGAAGATCGTCCTCGAGGTCGAGATCGGCGTCGTCGGCGGCGAGGAGGACGGCGTCGCCCACGAGATCAACGAGAAGCTCTACACGGCCGACGGCGACTTCGTCCGCACCGCGGAGGCCCTCGGGCTCGGCGAGAAGGGCGTCTACCTGCTGGCCGCGACCTTCGGCAACGTGCACGGCGTCTACAAGCCGGGCAACGTCAAGCTCCGCCCCGACGTCCTCGAGCGCGGGCAGGCCGTCGTCGCCGAGCAGTTCGGCCTGGGCGAGGGCGCCAAGCCCTTCAACCTGGTCTTCCACGGCGGCTCGGGCTCGGACCTCTCCGACATCCGCGAGGCGATCTCCTACGGCGTGGTGAAGATGAACGTCGACACCGACACCCAGTACGCGCTCACCCGCGCGATCGCCGGGCACATGTTCAGCAACTACGACGGCGTGCTCAAGGTCGACGGCGAGGTCGGGGTCAAGAAGACCTACGACCCCCGCACCTACATGAAGCTCGCCGAGGCCAACATGGCCGACCGCGTGGTCCAGGCCTGCCAGGACCTGCTCTCCGCCGGCCAGTCGCAGGTGGGCTGA
- a CDS encoding FAD-binding oxidoreductase, with protein sequence MTALTTTWVRELQDALGPDSVLTDPDVTAAYARDQAMLAEAGLPAAVALPRSTEEVSAVLRLASRHGVPVVPRGAGSGLVGAANAIDGGITLVLTRMDAVLEVSAADRLAVVQPGVVNKTLRDAVREHALFYPPDPASYDWCTLGGNLAMNSGGLCCVKYGVTTDYVLGLEVVLADGRVLRTGRRTVKGVAGYDLARLFVGSEGTLGVITEATLALRPAPQPPVTLVASFGTSAQTGQVVEQVVTSGLVPSMLEVMDRTCIRAVDDLMRADLDRDAAALLLAQSDSGGEVAAAEIAALTRLCEAAGADFVHSTDDPAEGDLLMTARRMALPALERLGSSLLLDDVAVPRSRVATFIDGCDAIAATSGLVIGVVGHAGDGNMHPTVVFDGADPDQRTRAFAAFDAILELGLSLGGTITGEHGVGTLKADWLEREIGPVSLSVHQAVKDALDPAGILNPGKMFRRASVGDLAAVGRLPGS encoded by the coding sequence GTGACCGCCCTCACGACGACGTGGGTCCGCGAGCTCCAGGACGCCCTGGGCCCGGACAGCGTGCTCACCGACCCCGACGTCACCGCCGCCTACGCCCGCGACCAGGCGATGCTCGCCGAGGCCGGGCTGCCGGCCGCGGTGGCGCTGCCGCGCAGCACCGAGGAGGTCTCCGCGGTCCTGCGGCTCGCCTCCCGGCACGGCGTCCCGGTGGTGCCGCGCGGCGCCGGCTCCGGGCTGGTCGGCGCGGCGAACGCCATCGACGGCGGCATCACCCTGGTGCTCACCCGGATGGACGCCGTCCTGGAGGTCTCCGCGGCCGACCGGCTCGCCGTCGTCCAGCCCGGGGTGGTCAACAAGACGCTGCGGGACGCCGTCCGCGAGCACGCGCTGTTCTACCCGCCGGACCCGGCCAGCTACGACTGGTGCACCCTCGGCGGCAACCTGGCGATGAACTCCGGCGGCTTGTGCTGCGTGAAGTACGGGGTCACCACCGACTACGTGCTCGGCCTGGAGGTCGTGCTCGCCGACGGGCGGGTGCTGCGCACCGGCCGCCGGACCGTCAAGGGCGTGGCCGGCTACGACCTGGCCCGGCTGTTCGTCGGGTCCGAGGGCACCCTCGGCGTGATCACCGAGGCCACCCTGGCGCTGCGGCCCGCGCCCCAGCCGCCGGTCACCCTGGTCGCCAGCTTCGGCACCAGCGCGCAGACCGGGCAGGTCGTCGAGCAGGTGGTCACCAGCGGCCTGGTGCCCAGCATGCTCGAGGTGATGGACCGGACCTGCATCCGCGCGGTCGACGACCTGATGCGGGCCGACCTGGACCGGGACGCCGCGGCCCTGCTGCTGGCCCAGTCCGACAGCGGGGGAGAGGTCGCCGCCGCCGAGATCGCCGCGCTGACCCGGCTGTGCGAGGCGGCCGGTGCCGACTTCGTGCACTCGACCGACGACCCCGCCGAGGGCGACCTGCTGATGACCGCCCGGCGGATGGCGCTGCCGGCGCTGGAGCGGCTGGGCAGCAGCCTGCTGCTCGACGACGTCGCCGTCCCGCGCTCGCGGGTGGCCACCTTCATCGACGGCTGCGACGCCATCGCCGCCACCTCGGGCCTGGTCATCGGCGTGGTCGGGCACGCCGGCGACGGCAACATGCACCCGACCGTCGTGTTCGACGGCGCGGACCCCGACCAGCGCACCCGGGCGTTCGCCGCGTTCGACGCCATCCTGGAGCTCGGGCTGTCGCTGGGCGGCACGATCACCGGTGAGCACGGCGTGGGCACGCTGAAGGCCGACTGGCTGGAGCGGGAGATCGGCCCGGTGTCGCTGTCGGTGCACCAGGCGGTCAAGGACGCGCTCGACCCGGCCGGGATCCTCAACCCCGGCAAGATGTTCCGCCGCGCCTCGGTCGGCGACCTGGCGGCCGTCGGCCGGCTGCCGGGCTCCTGA
- the clpB gene encoding ATP-dependent chaperone ClpB — MQSKLTTRSQEAVAAAQRLAVDRGQAALEPLHLLVALLEQADGIAGPLLQATGADPADVRAKADAALRRMPSVSGATVAAPAPSRELLRAINAAGEQASALGDEYVSTEHLLVGLATTEGEAGAVLTSSGATRDTLLAAFRTVRGSRKVTTPDPENTFQALEKYAVDLTARARIGKIDPVIGRDTEIRRVVQVLSRRTKNNPVLIGEPGVGKTAIVEGLAQRIVAGDVPESLKGKRLMALDLGSMVAGAKYRGEFEERLKAVLQEITDAEGQVITFIDELHTIVGAGASGDSAMDAGNMIKPMLARGELRMVGATTLDEYREHIEKDPALERRFQQVYVGEPSVEDTIGILRGLKERYEVHHGVRITDAAIVAAATLSDRYVTARFLPDKAIDLVDEAASRLRMEIDSRPVEVDEVERVVRRLEIEEMALSKEDDPSSVARLAALRTDLADRRQELDELTARWQQDKNAIGRIQQVKEELERLRLEAERAERDGDLAHVAELRYGRLPQLERALAEAEASAAGRESMLKEEVGADDIAEVVQAWTGIPAGRLLEGETQKLLRMEDELAKRVVGQPDAVRAVADAVRRARSGVSDPDRPTGSFLFLGPTGVGKTELAKALAEFLFDDERAMVRIDMSEYSEKHSVARLVGAPPGYVGYEAGGQLTEAVRRRPYTVVLLDEVEKGHPDVFDVLLQVLDDGRLTDGQGRTVDFRNVILVLTSNLGSQVIADQSIPEDRKASAVQDIVRAHFKPEFLNRLDDVVTFRALGSDELAGIVDIQVGVLARRLAARRLTLQVTDAAREWLALNGFDPVYGARPLRRLVQSAIGDQLARALLSGEIRDGDAVVVDWPSDVSAGDTGLSVTRAAG; from the coding sequence ATGCAGAGCAAGCTCACCACCCGTTCGCAGGAGGCCGTCGCCGCCGCCCAGCGTCTCGCGGTCGACCGCGGCCAGGCCGCCCTGGAGCCCCTGCACCTGCTCGTCGCGCTGCTCGAGCAGGCCGACGGCATCGCCGGCCCGCTGCTGCAGGCGACCGGCGCCGACCCGGCCGACGTCCGCGCCAAGGCCGACGCCGCGCTGCGCCGGATGCCCAGCGTCAGCGGCGCCACCGTCGCCGCCCCTGCGCCGTCCCGCGAGCTGCTGCGGGCGATCAACGCCGCCGGCGAGCAGGCGAGCGCCCTCGGCGACGAGTACGTCTCCACCGAGCACCTGCTCGTCGGGCTCGCCACCACCGAGGGCGAGGCCGGGGCGGTGCTGACCAGCTCCGGCGCCACCCGCGACACCCTGCTGGCCGCCTTCCGCACCGTGCGCGGCAGCCGGAAGGTCACCACCCCCGACCCGGAGAACACCTTCCAGGCGCTGGAGAAGTATGCCGTCGACCTGACCGCGCGCGCCCGCATCGGCAAGATCGACCCGGTCATCGGCCGGGACACCGAGATCCGCCGCGTCGTCCAGGTGCTCTCCCGGCGCACCAAGAACAACCCGGTGCTGATCGGCGAGCCCGGCGTCGGCAAGACGGCGATCGTCGAGGGCCTGGCCCAGCGGATCGTCGCCGGCGACGTCCCGGAGAGCCTCAAGGGCAAGCGGCTGATGGCGCTGGACCTCGGCTCGATGGTCGCCGGTGCGAAGTACCGCGGCGAGTTCGAGGAGCGGCTCAAGGCCGTGCTGCAGGAGATCACCGACGCCGAGGGCCAGGTGATCACCTTCATCGACGAGCTGCACACCATCGTCGGCGCCGGCGCGAGCGGCGACTCCGCCATGGACGCCGGCAACATGATCAAGCCGATGCTCGCCCGCGGCGAGCTGCGGATGGTCGGGGCCACGACGCTCGACGAGTACCGCGAGCACATCGAGAAGGACCCGGCCCTGGAGCGCCGCTTCCAGCAGGTCTACGTCGGCGAGCCCTCGGTCGAGGACACGATCGGCATCCTGCGCGGGCTCAAGGAGCGCTACGAGGTGCACCACGGCGTCCGGATCACCGACGCCGCGATCGTGGCCGCCGCCACCCTCTCCGACCGCTACGTCACCGCCCGGTTCCTCCCGGACAAGGCGATCGACCTGGTCGACGAGGCCGCCAGCCGGCTCCGGATGGAGATCGACAGCCGGCCGGTCGAGGTCGACGAGGTGGAGCGGGTGGTGCGCCGGCTGGAGATCGAGGAGATGGCGCTGTCCAAGGAGGACGACCCGTCGTCGGTGGCGCGGCTGGCCGCGCTGCGCACCGACCTGGCCGACCGCCGGCAGGAGCTCGACGAGCTCACCGCCCGCTGGCAGCAGGACAAGAACGCCATCGGCCGGATCCAGCAGGTCAAGGAGGAGCTGGAGCGGCTCCGCCTGGAGGCCGAGCGGGCCGAGCGCGACGGCGACCTCGCCCACGTGGCCGAGCTCCGCTACGGCCGGCTCCCGCAGCTCGAGCGCGCGCTGGCCGAGGCCGAGGCGTCGGCCGCCGGGCGCGAGTCGATGCTCAAGGAGGAGGTCGGCGCCGACGACATCGCCGAGGTGGTGCAGGCCTGGACCGGCATCCCGGCGGGCCGGCTGCTCGAGGGCGAGACGCAGAAGCTGCTGCGGATGGAGGACGAGCTCGCCAAGCGCGTCGTCGGCCAGCCCGACGCCGTCCGCGCGGTGGCCGACGCCGTCCGCCGGGCCCGCTCCGGGGTCTCCGACCCCGACCGCCCGACCGGGTCGTTCCTGTTCCTCGGCCCCACCGGCGTGGGCAAGACCGAGCTGGCGAAGGCGCTGGCGGAGTTCCTGTTCGACGACGAGCGGGCGATGGTCCGCATCGACATGAGCGAGTACTCCGAGAAGCACTCGGTGGCCCGGCTGGTCGGCGCCCCGCCCGGCTACGTCGGCTACGAGGCCGGTGGCCAGCTCACCGAGGCCGTGCGGCGGCGCCCGTACACGGTGGTGCTGCTCGACGAGGTCGAGAAGGGGCACCCCGACGTCTTCGACGTGCTGCTCCAGGTGCTCGACGACGGCCGGCTGACCGACGGGCAGGGCCGCACGGTCGACTTCCGCAACGTCATCCTGGTGCTGACCTCGAACCTGGGCTCGCAGGTCATCGCCGACCAGTCGATCCCGGAGGACCGCAAGGCCAGCGCGGTGCAGGACATCGTCCGCGCGCACTTCAAGCCGGAGTTCCTCAACCGGCTCGACGACGTCGTCACCTTCCGGGCGCTCGGCTCCGACGAGCTGGCCGGCATCGTCGACATCCAGGTCGGCGTGCTCGCCCGCCGGCTGGCCGCGCGCCGGCTGACCCTGCAGGTCACCGACGCCGCGCGGGAGTGGCTGGCGCTCAACGGCTTCGACCCGGTGTACGGCGCGCGGCCGCTGCGCCGGCTGGTGCAGTCGGCCATCGGCGACCAGCTCGCCCGGGCGCTGCTGTCCGGTGAGATCCGCGACGGCGACGCGGTCGTGGTCGACTGGCCGTCCGACGTCTCCGCGGGCGACACCGGCTTGAGCGTCACCCGCGCGGCCGGCTGA
- a CDS encoding MarR family winged helix-turn-helix transcriptional regulator — protein MTDTPSPSVALDDQLCFALYAASRAVTARYRPMLDELGVTYPQYLVLMLLWEEDGQTVGQLGQRLALDSGTLSPLLKRLTAAGLVTRHRRADDERSVSVRLTDAGRALQGPACAISAEMISALALDQEQFAELRGQLRTITDRVSTTPQNAQV, from the coding sequence ATGACGGACACCCCGTCGCCGAGCGTGGCACTCGACGACCAGCTCTGCTTCGCCCTGTACGCCGCTTCGCGGGCGGTCACCGCCCGCTACCGGCCCATGCTCGACGAGCTGGGCGTGACCTATCCCCAGTACCTCGTGCTGATGCTGCTGTGGGAGGAGGACGGCCAGACCGTCGGCCAGCTGGGCCAGCGCCTCGCGCTGGACTCCGGCACCCTCTCCCCGCTGCTCAAGCGGCTCACCGCTGCCGGCCTCGTCACCCGGCACCGCCGGGCCGACGACGAGCGCTCGGTCTCGGTGCGGCTCACCGACGCCGGCCGGGCCCTGCAGGGCCCGGCCTGCGCCATCTCGGCCGAGATGATCTCCGCGCTCGCCCTGGACCAGGAGCAGTTCGCCGAGCTCCGGGGCCAGCTGCGCACCATCACCGACCGGGTCTCCACGACCCCGCAGAACGCGCAGGTCTAG
- a CDS encoding DUF3151 domain-containing protein gives MTHSHNLLGEPPATLLPGIPAADEALAAGTDPAEVAAAHPTSSAAWAALAEGALTGGRTIEAYAYARTGYHRGLDALRRNGWKGYGPVPWSHEPNRGFLRCVTVLAKAAEAIGEVDEQERCTQLLRDCDPSLAP, from the coding sequence ATGACCCACTCCCACAACCTGCTGGGCGAGCCGCCGGCCACCCTCCTGCCCGGCATCCCGGCCGCCGACGAGGCCCTCGCCGCCGGCACCGACCCGGCCGAGGTGGCCGCGGCCCACCCGACGTCCAGCGCCGCCTGGGCCGCGCTGGCGGAGGGTGCGCTCACCGGCGGCCGCACCATCGAGGCCTACGCCTACGCCCGCACCGGGTACCACCGCGGGCTGGACGCGCTGCGCCGCAACGGCTGGAAGGGCTACGGCCCGGTGCCGTGGTCGCACGAGCCCAACCGCGGCTTCCTGCGCTGCGTCACCGTGCTGGCCAAGGCGGCCGAGGCCATCGGCGAGGTCGACGAGCAGGAGCGCTGCACCCAGCTGCTGCGCGACTGCGACCCGTCGCTGGCCCCCTGA
- a CDS encoding OsmC family protein, translated as MPTRTARTAWNGSLQEGSGQVELSSSKVGTYDVSFPKRAAEEAGGTTSPEELIAAAHSSCYAMALSSEIGKAGGTTESLEVTADVTLGQVDGAPTITTIVLTVRGEVGGLDADGFQQAAQAAKVGCPVSKALSAVDITLDASLVS; from the coding sequence ATGCCCACGCGCACCGCACGCACTGCCTGGAACGGTTCGCTGCAGGAGGGTTCCGGCCAGGTCGAGCTCTCCAGCTCCAAGGTCGGCACCTACGACGTCAGCTTCCCCAAGCGCGCCGCTGAGGAGGCCGGGGGCACCACCAGCCCCGAGGAGCTCATCGCCGCGGCCCACTCGTCCTGCTACGCGATGGCGCTGTCGAGCGAGATCGGCAAGGCCGGCGGCACCACCGAGTCGCTCGAGGTGACCGCCGACGTGACCCTCGGGCAGGTCGACGGCGCCCCGACGATCACCACGATCGTGCTCACCGTCCGCGGCGAGGTCGGCGGCCTGGACGCCGACGGCTTCCAGCAGGCGGCCCAGGCGGCCAAGGTCGGCTGCCCGGTGAGCAAGGCGCTGTCCGCCGTGGACATCACCCTGGACGCCTCGCTCGTCTCCTGA
- a CDS encoding FAD-dependent oxidoreductase, translated as MSERLVVVGGDAAGMSAAAQARRLRDAGDLEIVVLEQGQDVSYSACGIPYWVGGQVGERSDLIARTPAEFAARGITVRTGTRAEAIDLAAGQVHTAGGERLGYDRLVVATGGRPVRPPIPGLDADGVHGVHRLDDGAAIRTAIDGLPGDRPRRGLVLGGGYIGLEMAEALQRRGLEVTVVLADPLPMQLLDADMGERVCAAMTAMGMTVHTDQAVREVLVDASGRACGVRTDVGSYDADLVVLGLGMGPEARLAADAGLALGPTGAVDVDRSQRCRDHPEVFAAGDCAQTFHRVTGEVAHVALGTHANKQGRVAGSVIGGRPARFAGVLGTALTKVGDLEVARTGLCTTQAEEAGFAYRTDTIEGTTRAGYYPGAEQVAVKLISESGSGQLLGAQVVGGPGAGKRIDVLATAIWAGMTAEDLAGSDLSYAPPFSPTYDPVVVAARKVSRTEQG; from the coding sequence ATGAGCGAACGGCTGGTCGTGGTCGGCGGGGACGCCGCCGGGATGTCGGCGGCGGCCCAGGCCCGCCGGCTGCGGGACGCCGGTGACCTGGAGATCGTCGTCCTGGAGCAGGGGCAGGACGTCTCCTACTCCGCCTGCGGCATCCCGTACTGGGTCGGCGGCCAGGTCGGCGAGCGCAGCGACCTGATCGCCCGCACCCCGGCGGAGTTCGCCGCCCGGGGCATCACCGTGCGCACCGGCACCCGCGCCGAGGCCATCGACCTGGCCGCCGGCCAGGTGCACACCGCCGGCGGTGAGCGGCTGGGCTACGACCGGCTGGTGGTGGCCACCGGTGGGCGCCCGGTCCGGCCGCCCATCCCCGGGCTGGACGCCGACGGTGTGCACGGCGTGCACCGGCTGGACGACGGCGCGGCGATCCGGACCGCCATCGACGGGCTGCCCGGCGACCGGCCGCGGCGGGGGCTGGTGCTCGGCGGGGGCTACATCGGCCTGGAGATGGCCGAGGCGCTGCAGCGCCGCGGGCTGGAGGTCACCGTCGTGCTGGCCGACCCGCTGCCCATGCAGCTGCTGGACGCCGACATGGGCGAGCGGGTCTGCGCGGCGATGACGGCCATGGGCATGACGGTGCACACCGACCAGGCGGTGCGCGAGGTGCTGGTCGACGCGTCCGGCCGGGCGTGCGGGGTGCGCACCGACGTCGGCAGCTACGACGCCGACCTCGTCGTCCTCGGGCTGGGCATGGGGCCGGAGGCCCGGCTGGCCGCCGACGCCGGCCTGGCGCTCGGGCCGACCGGGGCGGTCGACGTCGACCGCAGCCAGCGCTGCCGCGACCACCCGGAGGTGTTCGCCGCCGGCGACTGCGCGCAGACCTTCCACCGGGTCACCGGCGAGGTGGCGCACGTGGCGCTGGGCACGCACGCCAACAAGCAGGGCCGCGTCGCGGGCTCGGTCATCGGTGGCCGGCCGGCGCGGTTCGCCGGGGTGCTGGGCACCGCCCTGACCAAGGTCGGCGACCTCGAGGTGGCCCGCACCGGGCTGTGCACCACCCAGGCCGAGGAGGCCGGCTTCGCCTACCGCACCGACACCATCGAGGGCACCACCCGGGCCGGCTACTACCCGGGGGCCGAGCAGGTGGCCGTCAAGCTGATCAGCGAGAGCGGCTCGGGGCAGCTGCTCGGTGCGCAGGTGGTCGGCGGGCCGGGGGCCGGCAAGCGGATCGACGTGCTCGCCACCGCGATCTGGGCCGGGATGACCGCCGAGGACCTGGCCGGCAGCGACCTCTCCTACGCCCCGCCCTTCTCGCCGACCTACGACCCCGTCGTGGTGGCCGCCCGCAAGGTCAGCCGGACCGAGCAGGGCTGA
- a CDS encoding fasciclin domain-containing protein, protein MKAARLSRATARLAVAAAVPLLLAGLTSCSSDDAGDPADAAGSSTPEGTAAPTSSSAPVAAGPFGPGCGLFPVEGPGSLAAIATTPAGAAISGVPELGTLTQAVIAANLVDVLNTRPEVTVLAPSNAAFDALGPDALPALLADAPRLTAVLTHHVLNGRLTPEQLVGEHTTLNGDSVTVSGPADAPTVTAEQTVPGTAAGAVLCGDVPTANATVYVVDQVLTPAG, encoded by the coding sequence GTGAAGGCCGCCCGGCTGTCCCGCGCCACCGCCCGCCTCGCCGTCGCGGCCGCCGTCCCCCTGCTGCTGGCCGGCCTGACGTCCTGCAGCTCGGACGACGCCGGCGACCCGGCCGACGCTGCCGGCAGCAGCACGCCCGAGGGCACGGCAGCGCCGACGTCGTCGTCCGCGCCGGTGGCGGCCGGTCCGTTCGGGCCCGGCTGCGGCCTGTTCCCCGTCGAGGGCCCCGGCAGCCTGGCCGCCATCGCCACCACCCCGGCCGGCGCCGCGATCAGCGGCGTCCCGGAGCTGGGCACCCTCACCCAGGCGGTCATCGCCGCCAACCTGGTCGACGTGCTGAACACCCGGCCGGAGGTGACCGTGCTGGCCCCCTCCAACGCCGCCTTCGACGCGCTGGGGCCCGACGCGCTCCCCGCCCTGCTCGCCGACGCCCCACGGCTGACGGCGGTGCTCACCCACCACGTGCTCAACGGCCGGCTGACCCCCGAGCAGCTGGTCGGCGAGCACACCACGCTCAACGGCGACTCGGTCACCGTCTCCGGGCCGGCCGACGCCCCGACGGTCACCGCCGAGCAGACGGTGCCCGGCACCGCGGCCGGCGCGGTGCTCTGCGGCGACGTGCCCACCGCCAACGCCACCGTCTACGTGGTCGACCAGGTGCTCACCCCGGCCGGCTGA